Genomic segment of Candidatus Saccharimonadales bacterium:
GCTTCGTGTTGATGGTCGTCTTACTCCTATTACTGAGTACGATCCGCTTAACGAAGAGTCGATTGAACGGCTCATCTTCTCGATTCTTGATGATGACCAGAAGCAGATTCTTCTAAAGGATAAAGAGTTTGACTTCTCGTTTGCCTTCGGCGACTTGGCCCGATTCCGTGTCAACGCATTCCACGAGCGAGGTAACTTAGCGGCCGCCCTGCGGCTTATCCCTAACGAAATTAAAACTGTCGAAGAACTTGGTCTCCCGGGCATTGTTAACAACTTTACGAACTACCCACGTGGACTAGTCCTTGTCACTGGACCGACAGGTTCTGGTAAATCAACAACTCTAGCAGCGTTAATCGATCGTATCAACAGCGAGCGAGCGGACCACATCATCACAATTGAGGACCCGATCGAGTTCACCCATAAGTCAAAGAGATCGGTTATCGTTCAGCGAGAGGTTCACTATGACACCTACTCATTCTCAGCGGCCCTTCGCTCGAGCCTGCGTGAGGATCCAGACGTTGTCCTGATAGGTGAGATGAGGGATCTTGAAACGATCTCAGCTGCTATCACAATTGCCGAAACCGGCCACTTGGTCTTTGCTACTCTGCACACTAACTCGGCCGCTCAGTCGATTGATCGAATGATCGACGTCTTTCCACCTCACCAACAGCCCCAAATCCGCTCACAGCTTGCAAACATTCTAATGGCTATCTGTTCTCAGCGCCTCATCCCAGCTATTGGCGGTGGGCGTGTTGCCGGAGCCGAGATCTTAGTGGCAACACCAGCTGTGCGTAACATTATCCGCGAGGGCAAGGCTCATCAGCTAGATGCAGTCATCCAGACAGGCGGGCAGCTGGGTATGCAGTCGATGGATAAGACACTAGTCGGGATGATACAGGCTGGAACAATCACTTATGACGAGGCTCGTAACTATGCGGTTGATTTAGACGAGTTTGAGCGAATGATGAGGGGCTAATCCCAAATGCTTGTATTTGAGTACACTGCCAAAGACAGTAACAGCAACAAAGAAGTTAAATCCCAGGTTCAAGCTGAATCAGAGGTGGCGGCCGCTAGACTCCTGATGCGTCAGGGTATCATTCCGATCAAGATACATATGAAGGATGACGACTCGGATGCCCTCTTTAGCTTTATGAAGAAACGAGTCAAGACCAAAGACAGGATCATTATGACTCGACAGCTCTCGACGCTTATCAATGCTGGCCTACCGTTAACCCAGAGCTTACGCACGGTTGCTGCTCAGACAGACAGCAAACCACTCGTTATAGTTATCAACGACATTCTCTCCTCGGTTGAAGGTGGGAGTAGCCTCTCGGCCGCTTTAGCGAAACATCCCAATGTCTTTAACGAAGTCTACATTGCGCTTGTGTCTGCTGGCGAGACGTCTGGTACCCTTGACCAAGCTCT
This window contains:
- a CDS encoding type IV pilus twitching motility protein PilT — its product is MKQEVRIELLLEEVIRRKASDLHVQIGLPPMLRVDGRLTPITEYDPLNEESIERLIFSILDDDQKQILLKDKEFDFSFAFGDLARFRVNAFHERGNLAAALRLIPNEIKTVEELGLPGIVNNFTNYPRGLVLVTGPTGSGKSTTLAALIDRINSERADHIITIEDPIEFTHKSKRSVIVQREVHYDTYSFSAALRSSLREDPDVVLIGEMRDLETISAAITIAETGHLVFATLHTNSAAQSIDRMIDVFPPHQQPQIRSQLANILMAICSQRLIPAIGGGRVAGAEILVATPAVRNIIREGKAHQLDAVIQTGGQLGMQSMDKTLVGMIQAGTITYDEARNYAVDLDEFERMMRG